A genomic window from Psychrilyobacter piezotolerans includes:
- a CDS encoding lytic transglycosylase domain-containing protein, whose translation MKRIYIYILIFLIFTGTIGVISFFPLKYYGEIDKISKKYEIDREVIYSVIKIESNFREHVVSHKGAVGLMQIMPSTGEWMAKSHNLPYSKKMLLDPVYNIEIGTLYLHYLMDRYDGDVKKVLVAYNAGPSRLEDGSWKKFKETKNYLIKYKIAKFFYRIRLYFK comes from the coding sequence GGACAATAGGAGTTATTTCATTCTTTCCTTTAAAATATTATGGAGAAATCGATAAAATATCTAAAAAATACGAGATAGACAGAGAGGTTATCTATTCAGTCATTAAGATCGAGAGCAACTTCAGGGAACATGTAGTTTCCCATAAAGGAGCCGTCGGTCTTATGCAGATCATGCCTTCTACAGGAGAGTGGATGGCAAAATCTCATAACCTTCCGTATTCTAAAAAGATGTTACTGGATCCTGTATATAATATTGAAATTGGCACCCTTTACCTCCACTATCTTATGGACAGGTATGACGGTGACGTAAAAAAAGTCCTGGTGGCCTACAATGCAGGTCCCTCCAGATTAGAGGACGGGTCATGGAAAAAATTCAAAGAAACGAAAAACTACCTTATAAAATATAAGATAGCAAAATTTTTTTATAGGATAAGATTATATTTTAAATAA